The stretch of DNA CAGGAAGACTATGAGGTATTGGTTAAAGCGATCGAACTGCGCGATCGCATGATGTACAAGCGCGAGCAAATGACTGTCGATCGCAACTTTGCCTCGCAAACCGTGGAAGTGGTGCAGCGCCTTTTCAAACAAGCTGGTGAAGAGGGGATTTAGGGCGATCGCTTATGCAAATTTTAGATATCGGGAGTAGATAACATGGACGCTGATGAACTACGCAGACGCTACAAAGCAGGCGAAAGAGATTTCTCAGGTGTCGATTTGAGTCGTGTCAAATTGTACGGTATAGATTTGAGCGATGCTAATCTAACTCATGCTAACCTAAGTCGTGCTAACCTACGTAAAGCCAACTTAAGTGAGGCTAACTTGCAAGGTGCTAATCTACATCAGGCCGATCTGAGTTATACCTATCTAAGAGATACAAACCTGAGTGATGCCGATCTTAGTAATGCGAATTTGTATGGTGCTGAACTGAGTGGCGTTGAACTGAATAATACAAATCTAAGTGGAGCGAATCTACAGGGTGTTAGCGAGATTAATGATGGTATTAATGTCAACCTTAGTGGAGCCGATCTCAGGAAGGCTACCCTAGCGGAAGGTTCCCTGATAAACTCCAACTTGAGTGGTGCTAATTTGAGGTATATATGTTTAAACGTTAATTATCACTTTGAATTTAAAAATGTCAATCTAAGTGGTGCTAATCTACAATATGCCGATCTGAGGCGTATGAACTTAAGTGATGCTGACCTCACCAATGCCGATTTGAGTTATGCAAACCTAATAGGTGCCGTTTTGAGCGGTGCGAATTTAAATGGTGCCAACTTTAAAAATGCTATCTACACAGACCCTGATTTGCCTGCCGAAATTAAACTTAGGGGAGCTTACTTCATCGCTCCTGGTGTTAATTTGAGCGGTGCTGACCTAACTAATGCGACTTTGGATTATATCGATTTAAGTGGTGCAGATTTAAGTTATGCAAATCTTAGCGGTGCCGAGATCCAATACTCCAACCTCTACAATGCTAACCTGAGCGGTGCTAACTTAAACAGTGCCAAATTGCGTAATGTCAAACTTGGGAATGCTAACCTCAGTGGTGCTATCTTGAAGGGTACTCGGTTGAAGGATGCTAATTTAGAGGGAGCTAACCTAAGTAATGCCAATCTTGAGCAAGCGGATCTGGAAAATGCCAAACTGGAAAGTGCTATCTTTTGCAATACCATTATGCCTGATGGCAGCATTAGAAGTGATAACTGTTAGTTAACATAAATAAGGATAAGAGAATATTTATCCAGCAAAAGTCAAAGATGATGCGATCGCCTTCCATAGGTTAGGTTGGAAATGAAAGCGGTGTTTTCTACAAGATCGGAAAACCTAATGATAGAAGAGGAAAACTCAGCCTACACCTACAAAGTCGGCGGACATCTCCCCCTGGATGCGCCGACTTATGTGGTGCGACAAGCCGATCGCGACCTTTACGAAGGCTTGAAGGCGGGAGAGTTTTGTTACGTCCTCAATTCCCGCCAGATGGGGAAAACCAGCTTGCGGGTGCGAACGATGCACAAGTTGCAAGCGGAAGGTTTCGCCTGTGCGGCGATCGACCTCAACAAAATTGGCAGTCAGGATATCGCGCCGCAACAGTGGTATGCGGGGTTGATGAGACGGCTGGTAAACAGTTTTCAACTCCAGATCAATCTGAAGTCTTGGTTGCGCGATCGCGAGTTTCTCCCACCCGTGCAGTGTTTGAGCGAACTGATCGAAGAAGTTTTGCTGGAGTCTGTCAGTGAAAAAATTGTGATTTTTATCGACGAAATCGATAGCATTCTCGCTTTACCTTTCGGGACAGACGATTTTTTTGCTTTTATCCGCGCCTGCAACGAGTACGATCGCCTCACGTTTGCGCTGCTGGGAGTGGCAACTCCTTCTGACTTAATTCAAGATAAAAGTTGCACACCTTTTAATATCGGTCGCGCCATCGAATTGCACGGTTTTAAATTAGAGGAAGCGCAACCGCTTGTACAAGGTTTGGCAGAAAAAGTACACAATCCTCAAGCTGTCATAGAAGCAATTTTGAACTGGACGGGAGGACAACCGTTTCTCACTCAAAAACTTTGCAAAATTATCCTAGACAATGCCGAATTAATCCAAAATCCAAAATCCAAAATCCAAAATCCTCCACAGTGGGTCGAAAAGTTAGTTCAAACACAGATTATTGAAAATTGGGAAGCTCAAGACGAACCAGCACATATTAAAACTATACGCGATCGCCTGCTCAGAAGCGGACAGCGCCTAAAATTGCTGCTCAAAGTTTATGAGGAAGTTTTGCGACGCGGTGAGATTTCATCTCATGACAGTTGCGAACAGATGGAATTGCGACTTTCCGGCTTAGTTGTCAAGCGTGCCGGAAAATTAAGCATTTCTAACCGCATTTATGCCTCTGTCTTTAATTGGACTTGGCTTCACAGAACCTTGGCAACTCTGCAACCGGATTTCAAACAAATTGTTGCCGAACAGGAACAAAAACTCCTTTCTATGTTAGAAACGAAGGAAGGCAGAGATTTTGATGATGTTCTTTATGAAATATTGGGTTCGATTACCCTGAAATTGGGGGAATTGCTGAGTGTCGATCGCGTTACCATCTTCTTCATAGATAAAGAGAAAAACGAACTTTGGTCGATTATCGCCAAAACAGCAGAAGGCAGTCCCACCAAAATTCAGATCCTTGCCAACAATCAAACCGCAGGTAGAGTTACCATTTATAAGAAAGCCGTCAATCTCCCAGCCGATTTAGCGGAAGATTGGTACTCTTCTGTAGTGGCAGAACAAGACAAAAGAAGCTCCTACCGTATCTATAACGAATTGACTGTACCTTTGTTTAACATCCAGTCAGACTTATTCGCTTTTGTGCAGTTAGTCAATAAAGTTAAACAACCTCACAATCCTGGCGAAACTTTTGCCGAAAGGATTGATAAAGAAGGTTTTACAGCAGTAGATAATCAACAGTTTGGCGAATATGCTCCGCAACTGCAACGACTCTTACAGGGATGTCACTATTGTTACAAATTAACCCAAAGATTGCAAGCTTCGGAAGCACTTACAGAAGCCACGCGATCGGTTGCGCTTGGCAGTTTGGATTCCGAAGAAATCATCAAGCGGGTGATGGAAGCAGCCAAGAAACTGATGAATGCCGATCGCAGTACCCTCTGGTTACTCGACGATCGCAAAAACGAACTTTGGACGACTCTTATCGCTGAAAACGGAGCTAAAATTCCCCTGCGCTTGCGCGTAGGTCAAGGTTTTGCCGGAAAAGTAGCATCAACAGGCGAAGCTGTCAATATATCTTTCGATTTATACGAACACCCGGAATCGGAAACAGCAAAACAAACCGATCGCAAAACTGGTTATCGCACTTGCAGTTTACTGTGTATGCCAGTTTTAAGTCCAGATGGCGAATTGCTTGGCGTTACCCAATTAATTAATAAAAGAAAACAAGGTGATTTTCCCGAATACGACCCCAATGATTGGCCGGAAGCACCGGAATGTTTTCAAGATAGCTTCGACGCCAACAGTCAAAAATATATGCAAATATTTAACTCGCAAGTGGGAGTGGCGCTTCAACACGCGAAAGAGTTTGCTGAGATGAAGAAAAAGGCGGAAAATCAGCCGCACAATGTTGTCAGTCAAACCTTGGGAATGCTCATGCAAGTTATGGACGGTCAAGGTTTTGATGACATTCTCGATAATACTTTGCGATCGATTACTTTGAAAATGGGTAAATCGCTAAATGCCGATCGCACAACTATTTTTCTATTAGATGAAGAACGCAATGAATTTTGGTCGATCGTTGCCGAATCTGGAGGTAAAGAAACTTTAGAAATTCGCATACCTGCCAACAAAGGTATTGTTGGTGAAGTAGCTGCTACCAAAAAAATCATTAATATTCCCTTCGATTTTTACGACGACCCGCGTTCTCTTACCGCTAAGGAACAGGACAAAAAGAACAACTATCGCACTTATACAATGTTAGCTTTACCGCTGTTGAACGAACAGGGAGATTTAGTTGCAGTTATCCAATTAATCAATAAGTTAAAACGCTTGTACGACGAGACATTACCTTTATCGGAAAAAATCGACACCCAAGGCTTTACGAAAACAGATGAAGAACAGTTTGCTGAAAATGCACCTTTAATTCAAATGATTTTGGAAAGTTTCCGTTCCTATCATAAAACAGCTAGAGGACAAAGAGTAGCAGCAGCACTAATGGCAGCAACTCGTTCTGTTAATCAAAGTAGCTTAGAAATCGATGAAGTTCTCAAGCGAGTTATGGATGCGGCGAAAGAACTTATGAATGCCGATCGTAGCACGCTTTGGTTGCTCGATCGATCTGCAAACGAACTCTGGACAAAAATTTCATTCCAAGATGGTTCGGAAAGAGAATTGCGTTTACCATTGGGGGTAGGTTATGCTGGCAAAGTTGCACAAATGGGTGTACCTCTCAATATACCATTTGACTTATATGAATACCCAGATTCCGAAACAGCCAAAAAAACAGATGAAAGAACTGGTTATCGCACTTGCAGTTTACTGTGTATGCCAGTTTGGAATCCCGATGGCGAATTGATTGGCGTCACTCAATTAATCAATAAAAAGAAAGCTGGTGATTTTGTAGATTTACATCCTGTTAATGGCAGTGAATTACCAGATTGCTTTCAAACCAGTTTCGACCAAAACGATCAAAAATATATGCAGGTATTTAATAATCAAGTAGGCGTTATTCTTCAGAATGCCGAACTTTTGGCAGCAGTAAAGCGACAGGAACAAACCCTGCGCGATAACCTGAGTGTACCATCAGAGCGAAAATAAGTAGGTGCGATCGCATTCGATCGGCAATAAATTAATCTATAATTAATTGTAAGGCTTACTTCCTAAGAACACGAGCAAAGGTGAAGGCGCTATGGCTAAAATCAAAATCCTGCAAGAAAATCAATCCTACACCTTTCGGTCTTATTTTGAGTTACCATACGAAGCCGATGACATTCTAGCTGAGTTTGACTATTCACTTGAAAGAGCAGAACTATATCTACCTAAAACGACTCGGCAATTAGATTACCTACCAGAACTCAAGCAAAAAATAAGAGCTTTCTTACCTTTTGTCAGTCTCAGCAATGAAACGGCTAGAAGAGAAACGCTGGTATCTCCTATCCTGCTGGAAGTGGTTATTTATTGCCAATGCCAAATGCGGATTGAATATCCTTTAAGCGTCAATAACTGGCTCAAAGGCAATCTTGATTATCTCTTGCGATCGACTAACAATTTGCTCGTTATTGAAGCCAAAAATGATGACCTCACTAGAGGCTTTACCCAGTTAGCGGTAGAGTTAATTGCTCTATCGCATATTGAAGAACAAAATGTGTTTTATGGAGCAGTAACGATGGGTGATGTTTGGCGGTTTGGTAAGCTCGATCGCAACTTTCAAATGATTACTCAAGATATCAATTTGTTTAAAATACCTGATGATTTGGATAGTTTAGTCAGAGTCCTGATGGGAATTTTGGAGGGAGTAGAAGTTTCACAATAAAATTGTGAAGTGCAGTGAAGAATGGGAATTGCACGCTGTTTTGCGATCCTCTCGTGTCTTGCGTACTTACTTACTATGGTAAAAGTCAATTGGCTAATTGAAAGATTTGTTTTTGATGCTTCCGCACAATTCCTAGAAGAATTAAAAAGACAAGGATTCACCTACAAGGAAACTAGCTATCTTCATTTCCGACCCACAGAAGCAAATAATTACTTCTCCGACGATGAATGCGTCCTATTTAGAGGAACTTTAAATTTAGGTCGGGATATATTGAGGACTGCTTGGATTCCAGGCGCTTATATGAATGAAAATAATCTTCGTTGCTCTAGCTACTATACTTATTTTGGTAAATA from Aerosakkonema funiforme FACHB-1375 encodes:
- a CDS encoding pentapeptide repeat-containing protein, which encodes MDADELRRRYKAGERDFSGVDLSRVKLYGIDLSDANLTHANLSRANLRKANLSEANLQGANLHQADLSYTYLRDTNLSDADLSNANLYGAELSGVELNNTNLSGANLQGVSEINDGINVNLSGADLRKATLAEGSLINSNLSGANLRYICLNVNYHFEFKNVNLSGANLQYADLRRMNLSDADLTNADLSYANLIGAVLSGANLNGANFKNAIYTDPDLPAEIKLRGAYFIAPGVNLSGADLTNATLDYIDLSGADLSYANLSGAEIQYSNLYNANLSGANLNSAKLRNVKLGNANLSGAILKGTRLKDANLEGANLSNANLEQADLENAKLESAIFCNTIMPDGSIRSDNC
- a CDS encoding GAF domain-containing protein, which gives rise to MIEEENSAYTYKVGGHLPLDAPTYVVRQADRDLYEGLKAGEFCYVLNSRQMGKTSLRVRTMHKLQAEGFACAAIDLNKIGSQDIAPQQWYAGLMRRLVNSFQLQINLKSWLRDREFLPPVQCLSELIEEVLLESVSEKIVIFIDEIDSILALPFGTDDFFAFIRACNEYDRLTFALLGVATPSDLIQDKSCTPFNIGRAIELHGFKLEEAQPLVQGLAEKVHNPQAVIEAILNWTGGQPFLTQKLCKIILDNAELIQNPKSKIQNPPQWVEKLVQTQIIENWEAQDEPAHIKTIRDRLLRSGQRLKLLLKVYEEVLRRGEISSHDSCEQMELRLSGLVVKRAGKLSISNRIYASVFNWTWLHRTLATLQPDFKQIVAEQEQKLLSMLETKEGRDFDDVLYEILGSITLKLGELLSVDRVTIFFIDKEKNELWSIIAKTAEGSPTKIQILANNQTAGRVTIYKKAVNLPADLAEDWYSSVVAEQDKRSSYRIYNELTVPLFNIQSDLFAFVQLVNKVKQPHNPGETFAERIDKEGFTAVDNQQFGEYAPQLQRLLQGCHYCYKLTQRLQASEALTEATRSVALGSLDSEEIIKRVMEAAKKLMNADRSTLWLLDDRKNELWTTLIAENGAKIPLRLRVGQGFAGKVASTGEAVNISFDLYEHPESETAKQTDRKTGYRTCSLLCMPVLSPDGELLGVTQLINKRKQGDFPEYDPNDWPEAPECFQDSFDANSQKYMQIFNSQVGVALQHAKEFAEMKKKAENQPHNVVSQTLGMLMQVMDGQGFDDILDNTLRSITLKMGKSLNADRTTIFLLDEERNEFWSIVAESGGKETLEIRIPANKGIVGEVAATKKIINIPFDFYDDPRSLTAKEQDKKNNYRTYTMLALPLLNEQGDLVAVIQLINKLKRLYDETLPLSEKIDTQGFTKTDEEQFAENAPLIQMILESFRSYHKTARGQRVAAALMAATRSVNQSSLEIDEVLKRVMDAAKELMNADRSTLWLLDRSANELWTKISFQDGSERELRLPLGVGYAGKVAQMGVPLNIPFDLYEYPDSETAKKTDERTGYRTCSLLCMPVWNPDGELIGVTQLINKKKAGDFVDLHPVNGSELPDCFQTSFDQNDQKYMQVFNNQVGVILQNAELLAAVKRQEQTLRDNLSVPSERK